The proteins below are encoded in one region of Pseudomonas entomophila L48:
- the efp gene encoding elongation factor P yields MKTGKELKPGTVLRIDNDPWLVQKAEFTKSGRNSAIMKTKLKNLLTGYKTETVYGADDKLDDVILDRKEATLSFISGDSYTFMDTTDYTMYELNAEDIDAVLPYIEEGMEDICEAVFFEGRLVSVELPTTISRQVTYTENAARGDTSGKVMKPAKLKNGTEIQVADFIQIDEWIDIDTRDNSFKGRSKK; encoded by the coding sequence ATGAAAACTGGTAAAGAACTGAAACCCGGTACCGTTCTGCGCATCGATAACGATCCGTGGCTGGTTCAGAAAGCTGAATTCACCAAGTCGGGCCGTAACAGCGCGATCATGAAGACCAAGCTGAAGAACCTGCTGACCGGCTACAAGACTGAAACCGTATACGGTGCGGACGACAAGCTGGACGACGTGATCCTGGATCGCAAAGAAGCGACCCTGTCGTTCATCAGCGGTGACTCGTACACCTTCATGGACACCACCGACTACACCATGTACGAACTGAACGCCGAAGACATCGACGCCGTTCTGCCGTACATCGAAGAAGGCATGGAAGACATCTGCGAAGCCGTCTTCTTCGAAGGCCGCCTGGTATCGGTTGAACTGCCGACCACCATCAGCCGCCAGGTCACCTACACCGAGAACGCCGCCCGTGGCGACACCTCCGGCAAGGTCATGAAGCCTGCCAAGCTGAAGAACGGCACCGAGATCCAGGTTGCCGACTTCATCCAGATCGACGAGTGGATCGACATCGACACTCGCGACAACAGCTTCAAGGGCCGTTCCAAGAAGTAA
- the earP gene encoding elongation factor P maturation arginine rhamnosyltransferase EarP yields MKTTWDIFCTVVDNYGDIGVTWRLARQLVAEHDLAVRLWVDDLAAFARLCPEADTAADPQWREGVEVRRWSTEWQAATPAQVVVGAFACQLPEGYVEAMVKQPKPPLWLNLDYLSAEDWVEGCHGLPSPQANGLRKIFFFPGFTTQTGGLLREASLLPRCEAFRQGPGERERFLSGLGVQPQEGSRLISLFAYENPQLGNWLEVLAADTHPTHLLVPQGRILGDLGQWLGEPELPVGAVHRRGALTVQVLPFVSQDDYDRLLWSCDFNAVRGEDSFVRAQWAGVPMLWHIYIQEENAHWEKLEAFMALYCAGLSAAAGLALADLWRAWNMDRPMGQAWQALQPHWQELRQHARQWCAAQAAQPDLATKLVQFYRNSL; encoded by the coding sequence ATGAAAACCACCTGGGACATCTTCTGCACGGTCGTCGACAACTATGGCGACATCGGCGTCACCTGGCGCCTGGCCCGGCAGTTGGTGGCCGAGCATGACCTGGCCGTGCGCCTGTGGGTGGACGACCTGGCGGCCTTCGCGCGGCTGTGCCCCGAGGCCGACACGGCAGCCGACCCGCAATGGCGAGAGGGTGTCGAAGTGCGCCGTTGGTCAACCGAATGGCAGGCCGCCACACCTGCCCAGGTGGTCGTGGGCGCATTTGCCTGCCAGCTGCCCGAGGGCTACGTGGAGGCTATGGTCAAGCAGCCCAAGCCGCCGTTGTGGTTGAACCTGGACTATCTCAGCGCTGAAGACTGGGTCGAGGGCTGCCACGGGTTGCCGTCGCCCCAGGCCAATGGGCTGCGCAAGATCTTCTTCTTCCCTGGCTTCACCACGCAGACCGGCGGATTGCTGCGCGAGGCTTCATTGCTGCCACGTTGCGAGGCATTCCGCCAGGGGCCGGGCGAACGGGAGCGATTCCTGTCAGGGTTGGGTGTCCAGCCCCAGGAGGGTAGCCGGCTGATATCGCTGTTCGCCTACGAAAACCCGCAATTGGGCAACTGGCTCGAAGTACTGGCGGCCGATACGCATCCCACTCATCTGCTGGTACCCCAGGGGCGTATCCTGGGTGATCTCGGCCAATGGCTGGGCGAGCCGGAGCTGCCCGTCGGCGCGGTACATCGGCGTGGCGCGTTGACCGTGCAGGTGTTGCCGTTCGTCAGCCAGGACGATTACGACCGGCTGCTCTGGAGCTGCGACTTCAACGCCGTGCGGGGCGAGGATTCGTTCGTGCGCGCGCAATGGGCCGGCGTGCCGATGCTGTGGCACATCTATATCCAGGAAGAGAACGCCCATTGGGAAAAACTCGAGGCGTTCATGGCCCTGTATTGCGCCGGGTTGTCGGCGGCCGCGGGCCTGGCGCTGGCCGACCTGTGGCGGGCCTGGAACATGGATCGGCCCATGGGGCAGGCCTGGCAAGCCTTGCAGCCGCACTGGCAAGAGCTGCGCCAGCATGCCCGGCAGTGGTGCGCGGCGCAGGCCGCTCAGCCGGACCTTGCCACGAAGCTGGTGCAGTTTTACCGAAATTCGCTATGA
- a CDS encoding LysR family transcriptional regulator has protein sequence MESFSSLECFIRSAEVGSFAEAARRLSLTPAAVGKNVAQLEARLGVRLFQRSTRKLTLTEAGQRFLGEVSDSFRTIQYAVANLASAEGQPAGLLRVSMGTVFGRLYVLPLLGEFLRRYPAITPDWHFDNRQVDLIGQGFDAAIGGGFELPLGVVARKLTPAHRVLVAAPGYLQRHAQIDHPQALQAHQGILIRSPQTGRVRSWPLTSRWQEQCPLQLPQTMTMSDSDAACAVAEQGLGIALVSLPFAVPYLTAGRLSRVLPDWYVDDGNISLYYAEHKLLPGKTRAFIDFVAERFAEQGLAERFNALCPL, from the coding sequence ATGGAATCCTTCAGCAGCCTTGAATGCTTCATCCGCAGCGCCGAAGTCGGCAGTTTTGCCGAGGCCGCCCGGCGCCTGTCGCTGACCCCGGCCGCAGTGGGCAAGAACGTCGCGCAACTGGAGGCGCGCCTGGGGGTGCGTCTGTTCCAGCGCAGCACCCGCAAGCTCACCCTGACCGAAGCCGGGCAACGCTTCCTGGGGGAGGTGAGCGACAGTTTCCGCACCATCCAGTACGCCGTCGCCAACCTGGCCAGCGCCGAAGGCCAGCCGGCCGGGTTGCTGCGGGTGAGCATGGGCACGGTGTTCGGGCGGCTGTATGTGTTGCCGCTGCTGGGCGAGTTCCTGCGTCGTTACCCGGCGATCACCCCGGACTGGCACTTCGACAACCGTCAGGTCGACCTGATCGGCCAGGGCTTCGATGCCGCCATTGGCGGTGGTTTCGAGTTACCGCTGGGGGTGGTGGCGCGCAAGCTGACCCCGGCGCACCGGGTGTTGGTGGCGGCGCCGGGCTATTTGCAGCGGCACGCCCAGATCGACCATCCACAGGCATTGCAGGCTCACCAAGGCATCCTCATCCGCTCGCCGCAGACCGGGCGAGTGCGTTCCTGGCCGCTGACCAGCCGCTGGCAGGAGCAGTGCCCGCTGCAATTGCCGCAGACCATGACCATGAGCGACTCCGATGCTGCCTGCGCGGTGGCAGAGCAGGGCTTGGGCATTGCCTTGGTGAGCCTGCCGTTTGCCGTCCCTTACCTTACCGCCGGGCGGTTGAGCCGGGTGTTGCCCGACTGGTACGTGGATGATGGCAACATCAGCCTGTATTACGCCGAGCACAAGCTGCTGCCGGGCAAGACCCGGGCGTTCATCGATTTCGTGGCGGAGCGGTTCGCCGAGCAGGGGCTGGCGGAGCGGTTCAACGCCCTGTGCCCCCTGTAG
- a CDS encoding sulfite exporter TauE/SafE family protein, with product MIEWLMYIVLGAALGTLGGLFGIGGGLIAIPALGVLFGLDQQLAQGTALVMVVPNVLLALWRYHQRNRIELRHALPLSLCSFLFAWLGSIWAVGIDAQSMRVYFVGFLVALAVWNVARMFLPVKPPSNELRYPWPWLGVLGSFAGTMGGLFGVGGAVVATPILTSVFGTTQVVAQGLSLALAAPSTLVTLLTYGLHQSVDWSVGVPLAVGGLLSISWGVKLAHALPEKVLRTLFCVFLVVCAVMLGFEL from the coding sequence ATGATCGAGTGGTTGATGTATATCGTGTTGGGCGCTGCGCTGGGCACCTTGGGTGGCCTGTTCGGTATCGGCGGCGGGCTGATCGCCATTCCGGCGCTGGGGGTGTTGTTCGGCCTCGACCAGCAACTGGCCCAGGGCACCGCGCTGGTGATGGTGGTGCCCAACGTGTTGCTGGCCCTGTGGCGCTACCACCAGCGCAACCGAATCGAATTGCGCCATGCGCTGCCGTTGTCGCTGTGCAGTTTCCTGTTCGCCTGGCTGGGCTCGATCTGGGCGGTGGGCATCGATGCGCAATCGATGCGAGTGTACTTCGTCGGTTTCCTGGTGGCGTTGGCCGTGTGGAATGTGGCGCGGATGTTCCTGCCGGTGAAGCCGCCGAGCAATGAGCTGCGTTACCCATGGCCCTGGCTGGGCGTGCTGGGCAGCTTCGCCGGGACCATGGGCGGGCTGTTTGGCGTGGGCGGGGCGGTGGTGGCCACGCCGATCCTGACCAGCGTGTTCGGCACCACCCAGGTGGTGGCCCAGGGGCTGTCGCTGGCGCTGGCGGCGCCGAGTACCCTGGTCACGCTGCTGACCTATGGTTTGCATCAAAGCGTTGACTGGAGCGTCGGGGTTCCGCTGGCGGTGGGTGGTTTGCTCAGCATCAGTTGGGGGGTGAAGTTGGCCCATGCGTTGCCGGAGAAAGTGTTGCGCACGCTGTTCTGCGTGTTCCTGGTGGTGTGTGCGGTGATGCTCGGGTTCGAGCTTTAG
- a CDS encoding LysR substrate-binding domain-containing protein has product MSQYQSLDADVLRTFVAIAEQGGFTRAGEVVNRTQSAVSMQMKRLEEDILQRQLFEREGRQVRLTAEGQVLLGYARRILKLHGEVFNTLRMPHMVGVVRIGTPDDYAMRYLPTILASFAQDYPLIHVEVHCDSSKQLMLRQDLDLTIVTREPGNEVGQMLRQERLVWAAAHGFCPEEQRPMPLALFNTDCFCRAWTCNALEQRGIEYRIAYTSPSLAAIFAIVSAGLAVTAQLRSLVGEDLRMLGEEEGLPQLHMANVMLLRNTQNQSPITDCMAEYIVEGFK; this is encoded by the coding sequence ATGTCCCAGTATCAGAGTCTCGACGCCGACGTGCTGCGCACCTTTGTCGCGATCGCCGAGCAAGGTGGCTTCACCCGCGCCGGCGAAGTGGTCAACCGCACGCAGTCGGCAGTCAGCATGCAGATGAAGCGCCTGGAGGAGGACATCCTGCAGCGCCAGCTGTTCGAGCGCGAGGGCCGCCAGGTGCGCCTGACCGCCGAGGGCCAAGTGCTGCTGGGCTATGCCCGGCGCATCCTCAAGCTGCATGGCGAGGTGTTCAACACCTTGCGCATGCCGCACATGGTCGGGGTGGTGCGCATCGGTACGCCGGACGACTACGCCATGCGCTACCTGCCGACCATCCTCGCCAGCTTTGCCCAGGACTACCCGCTGATCCATGTCGAGGTGCACTGCGACTCCTCCAAGCAACTGATGCTGCGCCAGGACCTGGACCTGACCATCGTCACCCGCGAGCCGGGCAACGAAGTGGGCCAGATGCTGCGCCAGGAACGCCTGGTGTGGGCCGCGGCACACGGTTTTTGCCCAGAGGAGCAACGGCCGATGCCCCTGGCGCTGTTCAACACCGACTGCTTCTGCCGCGCCTGGACCTGCAACGCGCTGGAGCAGCGCGGCATCGAGTACCGCATCGCCTATACCAGCCCGAGCCTGGCGGCGATCTTCGCCATTGTCAGCGCCGGGCTGGCGGTGACCGCACAGTTGCGCAGCCTGGTGGGTGAAGACCTGCGCATGCTCGGTGAGGAGGAAGGCTTGCCACAGCTGCACATGGCCAATGTGATGCTGCTGCGCAACACGCAGAACCAGTCGCCAATCACCGACTGCATGGCCGAGTACATCGTCGAAGGGTTCAAGTAG
- a CDS encoding 3-oxoacyl-ACP reductase family protein, translating to MSQQLPLSGKVALVQGGSRGIGAAIVRRLAQDGAKVAFTYVSSAQIAEALAGEIINAGGQALALRADSADTAAVQQAVADTVKAFGSLDILVNNAGVLAVAPVAEFDLDDFDRLLAVNVRSVFVATQAAVKHMGQGGRIINIGSTNAERMPFAGGAPYAMSKSALVGLTRGLARDLGPQGITVNNVQPGPVDTDMNPAKGEFADSLIPLMAIGRYGKVEEIASFVAYLAGPEAGYITGASLTADGGFAA from the coding sequence ATGTCCCAACAACTTCCCCTCAGCGGCAAAGTGGCCCTCGTCCAGGGCGGTTCCCGTGGTATCGGCGCGGCCATCGTCCGCCGCCTGGCCCAGGACGGCGCCAAAGTCGCCTTCACCTACGTAAGCTCCGCCCAGATCGCCGAGGCCCTGGCCGGCGAGATCATCAACGCAGGCGGCCAAGCCTTGGCCCTGCGCGCCGACAGCGCCGATACCGCTGCGGTGCAACAAGCGGTGGCCGATACCGTCAAGGCCTTCGGCAGCCTCGACATCCTGGTCAACAACGCAGGCGTCCTGGCCGTGGCGCCGGTGGCCGAGTTCGACCTGGACGACTTCGATCGCCTGCTGGCGGTCAATGTGCGCAGCGTGTTCGTCGCCACCCAGGCGGCGGTAAAACACATGGGCCAGGGCGGGCGGATCATCAACATCGGCAGCACCAACGCCGAGCGCATGCCCTTTGCCGGAGGCGCGCCGTACGCCATGAGCAAGTCGGCGCTGGTTGGCCTGACCCGGGGCCTGGCGCGCGACCTGGGGCCGCAGGGCATCACCGTGAACAACGTCCAGCCTGGGCCGGTCGACACCGACATGAACCCGGCCAAGGGCGAATTCGCCGACAGCCTGATCCCGCTGATGGCCATCGGGCGTTATGGCAAGGTCGAGGAGATTGCCAGTTTCGTGGCGTATCTGGCCGGGCCTGAGGCGGGGTACATCACTGGCGCCAGCCTGACAGCGGATGGCGGTTTCGCTGCCTGA
- a CDS encoding GreA/GreB family elongation factor, with product MDKASLLPRIIATLELDMEVLRRAAQTAYEAATAEENIAENKYDTLGLEASYLATGQARRTAEIRQALLTYQQMVLRDYDPARGIQVGCLVTLEDEDGQQRLLFLGPEGAGLKIGEGDALVTVITPRAPLGQQLVGKRIDDEVSLLVNGITQVQVIIEVT from the coding sequence ATGGACAAGGCCAGCCTGCTCCCGCGCATCATCGCCACCCTCGAACTCGACATGGAGGTGTTGCGCCGCGCCGCCCAGACCGCCTACGAGGCGGCCACCGCCGAAGAGAACATCGCCGAGAACAAGTACGACACCCTGGGACTTGAGGCCTCTTACTTGGCTACCGGCCAAGCCCGGCGCACCGCCGAGATCCGCCAGGCGCTGCTGACCTACCAGCAAATGGTCTTGCGCGATTACGACCCGGCGCGGGGGATCCAGGTCGGCTGCCTGGTGACGCTCGAAGACGAGGATGGGCAACAACGCCTGCTGTTCCTCGGGCCGGAAGGTGCGGGGCTGAAGATCGGCGAGGGCGACGCGCTGGTGACGGTGATCACGCCACGGGCGCCGCTTGGCCAGCAGTTGGTTGGCAAGCGGATAGATGACGAGGTAAGCCTGTTGGTGAACGGCATCACCCAGGTCCAGGTCATCATCGAAGTCACCTGA
- a CDS encoding LysR family transcriptional regulator: MSPDILTEQLSLFLDVLETGSFSAAARRHPLTPSAVARRIDNLESAVGSRLFSRSTHAVRATPAGNAFAERARRIIEELRLARAEAVSLSNAPEGLIRIDAPAAFGRRHLAPAIADFLVAYPGLDVQLRLIDSFVDLHGSHLGEVDLVLRAGPLADTRLVATPLAYMVRIACASPAYLASRGVPACPSELPEHDGLDWDGLAPPFAWRFSVDGQVRLYRPARMRMAANNAETLLFGALAGLGIAHLPTWLISDYLLRGELIPLFCDNGLPEPETSGIYALRLEHETNSRSRLLLEFLKSRFSPVPPWDLALRSELRWQ, translated from the coding sequence ATGAGTCCCGATATCCTCACCGAACAATTGAGCCTGTTTCTCGACGTACTGGAGACCGGCAGTTTCTCCGCCGCAGCCCGGCGTCATCCGCTGACCCCCTCCGCCGTTGCCCGGCGCATCGATAACCTGGAAAGCGCCGTGGGCAGCCGGCTGTTCTCGCGCAGCACCCATGCCGTACGCGCCACCCCGGCGGGCAATGCCTTCGCCGAACGGGCCCGGCGCATCATCGAGGAACTGCGCCTGGCCCGCGCCGAGGCGGTGTCGCTGAGCAACGCCCCCGAGGGGCTGATCCGCATCGACGCCCCCGCTGCCTTCGGTCGCCGTCACCTGGCCCCGGCGATCGCCGACTTCCTGGTGGCCTACCCCGGGCTCGACGTGCAACTACGCCTGATCGACAGCTTCGTCGACCTGCATGGCAGCCACCTGGGCGAAGTCGACCTGGTGCTGCGCGCCGGCCCCCTGGCCGACACCCGCCTGGTTGCCACACCGCTGGCCTACATGGTGCGCATCGCCTGCGCCAGCCCCGCCTACCTGGCCAGCCGTGGGGTACCGGCCTGCCCCAGCGAACTGCCCGAGCATGACGGCCTCGACTGGGACGGGCTGGCCCCGCCCTTCGCCTGGCGCTTCTCTGTCGACGGCCAGGTACGCCTGTACCGCCCGGCGCGCATGCGCATGGCCGCCAACAATGCCGAGACCCTGCTGTTCGGCGCCCTGGCCGGGCTGGGCATCGCCCACCTGCCCACCTGGCTGATCAGCGACTACCTGCTGCGTGGCGAGCTGATCCCGCTGTTCTGCGACAACGGCTTGCCCGAGCCAGAAACCAGCGGCATCTACGCACTGCGCCTGGAACATGAAACGAACTCTCGCAGCCGCTTGCTGCTCGAATTCCTCAAGAGCCGATTCAGCCCGGTGCCCCCCTGGGACCTGGCCCTGCGCAGCGAGCTGCGCTGGCAATGA
- a CDS encoding LysR family transcriptional regulator, translating into MNLKQLEYALAVADTGSFTRAAERCHVVQSALSHQVARLEAQLNVSLFERSSRRVRLTPAGEAFVLSARPAVEAARRIADDVAAACGQVRGRLSIGEISSLTALDLVDLLAVFHRRYPDVDVRWLTAKSELLMADVCERRLDVGFVGLWQGEVLHGVQHRLLAREELVAVLPTAHRLAGAAQLTLADLVDEVLVDFPEGTGARRQTDEAFQAVGVTRRVQFEIGHIRLVEKFVQRGMAVGLVPERIARGFEGVARVRLLDAPVRHLYAVWSPSPTPAARAFLEVMEQSLVASH; encoded by the coding sequence ATGAATCTCAAGCAGCTCGAGTACGCCCTGGCCGTGGCCGACACCGGCAGCTTCACCCGCGCCGCCGAGCGCTGCCATGTGGTGCAGTCGGCCCTCAGCCATCAGGTGGCGCGGCTGGAGGCGCAGTTGAATGTCAGTTTGTTCGAGCGCAGTTCGCGTCGGGTTCGGCTGACACCCGCTGGCGAAGCCTTCGTGCTCAGTGCCCGGCCGGCGGTCGAGGCTGCCCGGCGCATCGCCGATGATGTGGCCGCGGCGTGCGGGCAGGTGCGGGGGCGCCTGTCGATCGGCGAGATCAGTTCGCTGACCGCGCTTGACCTGGTCGACCTGCTGGCGGTGTTTCATCGTCGCTATCCGGATGTGGACGTGCGCTGGCTCACGGCCAAGAGCGAACTGCTGATGGCCGACGTCTGCGAACGGCGGTTGGATGTGGGCTTCGTTGGCCTGTGGCAAGGCGAGGTGTTGCACGGCGTGCAGCATCGCCTGCTGGCGCGGGAGGAACTGGTGGCGGTATTGCCGACGGCGCACCGGCTGGCTGGCGCTGCGCAACTGACCCTGGCCGATTTGGTCGATGAGGTGCTGGTGGACTTTCCCGAAGGCACCGGCGCGCGGCGGCAGACCGACGAAGCGTTCCAGGCGGTGGGGGTGACGCGTCGGGTGCAGTTCGAAATCGGCCATATTCGCCTGGTGGAAAAGTTCGTCCAGCGCGGCATGGCCGTGGGGCTGGTGCCGGAGCGGATCGCCCGGGGGTTCGAAGGGGTGGCCAGGGTGCGCTTGCTGGATGCGCCGGTGCGGCACTTGTATGCGGTGTGGTCGCCCAGCCCTACACCGGCGGCGCGGGCGTTTCTTGAGGTGATGGAGCAGAGTCTCGTGGCAAGTCATTGA
- a CDS encoding MFS transporter encodes MNTPTLSRALILLMATATGLAVASNYYAQPLLHSIAEQFGLSTASAGTIVIAAQLSYGAGLLLLAPLGDLFEQRRLIVTMVLIATVGLVISACAPSLPWLILGTALTGLFSVVAQVLVPLAAALSAPEQRGRAVGTLMSGLLLGILLARTAAGFMAELGGWRSIYVLAAVLMAITALALYRSLPQHHSHAGLKYPALIGSVFRLFVEEPVLRLRSLLGLLAFSLFALFWTPLAFLLSSAPYHYSDAVIGLFGLAGAVGALAANWAGRLADRGQGAMGTTVGLVALLLAWVPLGFAQSSLVALLLGVLVLDLAVQLIHVSNQNAVIALRPEARTRLNAGYITCYFIGGALGSLLGTQLFEVHGWMGIVVAGLVIGALALVVWGLAERRRVSLAAA; translated from the coding sequence ATGAACACCCCGACATTGAGTCGTGCCCTGATCCTGCTGATGGCCACTGCCACCGGCCTGGCCGTGGCCAGCAACTACTACGCCCAACCCTTGCTGCACAGCATTGCCGAGCAGTTCGGCCTGAGCACCGCCAGCGCCGGCACCATCGTCATCGCCGCGCAACTGAGCTACGGCGCCGGCCTGCTGTTGCTGGCACCGCTGGGCGACCTGTTCGAACAGCGCCGGCTGATCGTGACCATGGTGCTGATCGCTACCGTGGGCCTGGTGATCAGTGCCTGCGCGCCGAGCCTGCCATGGCTGATCCTTGGCACGGCGCTGACCGGGCTGTTCTCCGTGGTGGCGCAGGTGCTGGTGCCGCTGGCCGCAGCCCTGAGCGCCCCGGAACAACGCGGTCGCGCGGTGGGTACGCTGATGAGCGGCCTGCTGCTGGGCATCCTGCTGGCGCGCACCGCCGCCGGGTTCATGGCCGAACTAGGCGGCTGGCGCAGCATCTACGTGTTGGCCGCGGTGTTGATGGCAATCACCGCACTGGCGCTGTACCGCAGCCTGCCACAGCACCACAGCCATGCCGGCCTGAAGTACCCGGCGCTGATCGGTTCGGTGTTTCGGCTGTTCGTCGAAGAGCCGGTGCTGCGCCTGCGCTCACTGCTGGGGCTGCTGGCGTTCAGCCTGTTCGCCCTGTTCTGGACGCCGCTGGCGTTCCTGCTGAGCAGCGCGCCCTATCATTACTCGGACGCTGTGATCGGCCTGTTCGGCCTGGCCGGCGCGGTGGGCGCGCTGGCGGCCAACTGGGCCGGGCGCCTGGCCGACCGTGGCCAGGGCGCGATGGGGACCACGGTGGGCCTGGTTGCGTTGTTGCTGGCGTGGGTGCCGCTGGGCTTTGCGCAAAGCTCGCTGGTGGCGCTGCTGCTGGGCGTGCTGGTGCTGGACCTGGCGGTGCAGTTGATCCACGTGAGCAACCAGAATGCGGTGATCGCGCTGCGGCCGGAGGCACGGACGCGGCTCAATGCCGGGTACATCACCTGCTACTTCATCGGCGGCGCGCTGGGTTCGTTGCTGGGGACGCAGCTGTTCGAAGTGCATGGCTGGATGGGGATCGTCGTCGCCGGGCTGGTGATCGGTGCCCTGGCGCTGGTGGTGTGGGGGCTGGCGGAGCGCAGGCGGGTCAGCCTGGCGGCGGCCTGA
- a CDS encoding MarR family winged helix-turn-helix transcriptional regulator — translation MNADTQAPCAELLLDNQVCFALHSTSLLMTKVYKPLLQALGLTYPQYLAMLVLWEQDGLTVGEISQRLLTDPGSLTPLLKRLEGEGLLKRSRSREDERVVLVQLSDKGRALQAEARRVPHCILQASGHSAEQLRKLQADLLALRAHLQENL, via the coding sequence ATGAACGCCGACACCCAAGCCCCCTGCGCCGAGCTGCTGCTGGACAACCAGGTCTGCTTTGCCCTGCACTCCACGTCGCTGCTGATGACCAAGGTCTACAAGCCCCTGCTGCAGGCCCTGGGCCTCACTTACCCGCAATACCTGGCCATGCTCGTGCTGTGGGAACAGGACGGGCTGACCGTGGGCGAGATCAGCCAGCGCCTGCTCACCGACCCGGGCTCACTGACGCCGCTGCTCAAGCGCCTGGAAGGCGAAGGCCTGCTCAAGCGCAGCCGCAGCCGCGAGGACGAACGCGTGGTGCTGGTGCAACTGAGCGACAAAGGCCGGGCCTTGCAGGCCGAAGCCCGTCGCGTGCCCCACTGCATCCTGCAGGCCAGCGGCCACAGCGCTGAACAGCTGCGAAAACTCCAGGCCGACCTGCTGGCCCTGCGCGCGCACCTGCAAGAAAACCTCTGA
- a CDS encoding DUF1127 domain-containing protein yields MKGHFNVAHQPVSTLNHWLHGAGGLLVRWYELHRQRDELARLSDATLHDLGLSRADIQQEAERHFWEDPLRK; encoded by the coding sequence ATGAAAGGTCATTTCAACGTTGCTCACCAGCCTGTGTCCACCTTGAACCACTGGCTGCACGGGGCCGGCGGGTTGCTGGTGCGCTGGTACGAGCTGCATCGCCAGCGTGATGAGCTGGCGCGCCTGAGCGATGCCACGCTGCACGACCTGGGGCTGTCGCGGGCCGATATCCAGCAGGAGGCCGAGCGGCATTTCTGGGAGGATCCGTTGCGTAAATGA
- a CDS encoding organic hydroperoxide resistance protein gives MQKVTPLYIAEATSTGGRDGKSRSSDGKLEVKLSTPKELGGAGGEGTNPEQMFAAGYSACFIGALKFVAGQEKKALPADASITAKVGIGQIPGGFGLDIDLHINLPGLAQADAEGLVEKAHKVCPYSNATRGNVDVRLHVTV, from the coding sequence ATGCAAAAGGTCACTCCGCTGTACATCGCAGAAGCCACCTCCACTGGCGGTCGCGACGGCAAATCCCGCTCCAGCGACGGCAAGCTGGAAGTCAAGCTGAGCACCCCCAAGGAGCTCGGTGGCGCGGGCGGTGAAGGCACCAATCCCGAGCAGATGTTCGCCGCCGGTTACTCGGCCTGCTTCATCGGCGCGCTGAAGTTCGTGGCGGGCCAGGAGAAGAAGGCACTGCCGGCCGATGCCTCGATCACCGCCAAGGTGGGTATCGGGCAGATCCCGGGCGGCTTCGGGCTGGACATCGACCTGCACATCAACCTGCCGGGGCTGGCCCAGGCCGACGCCGAAGGGCTGGTGGAGAAGGCGCACAAAGTCTGCCCTTACTCCAATGCCACCCGCGGCAATGTGGACGTGCGCTTGCATGTGACCGTGTAA